In the genome of Odocoileus virginianus isolate 20LAN1187 ecotype Illinois chromosome 17, Ovbor_1.2, whole genome shotgun sequence, the window ctaatgagatggatgaaactggagcccattatacagagcgaagtaagccagaaagataaagaccattacagtatactaacacatatatatggaatttagaaagatggtaatgataaccctgtatgcaaaacagaaaaagagactcagatgtatagaacagacttgtggactctgtgggagaaggcgagggtgggatgtttcaagagaacagcatcgaaacgtatattatctagggtgaaacagatcaccagcacagattgggtgcatgagacaagtgctcgggcctggtgcactgggaagacccagagggattgggtggagagggaggtgggaggggggactgggatggggaatacatgtaaatccatggctaattcatttcaatgtatgacaaaaaccattgcaatgatgtaaagtaattagcctccaactaataaaaataaatggaaaaaaaaaatgaatgtgtggGGGACTTTCCaagtggtccagtgtttaagaatctgtcaatgcaagggacacaagttcgatccctggtccaggaagatgccaccaGCTGTGGGGCAACGAATCCCGAGCTCTAGAACCcgtgagccccaactactgaagcctgcataccCTAAGACCTGTGGtctgcaacagaagaagccactgcaaggagaagcctgtgcatcacaactagagggTAGCTGCCACTtgtcacaaccagagaaagcctgcgtgcaccaacaaaaacccagcacagccaaaaataaatttttaaaaaatatctccttCCCAACAAATAAACCAAGAAACCCAACCTGAGCCCCCTCCCACAGCATCCCCCTCATTCCTCCTTCTCTGGCCAGCTCCCCCTCTTCCCATTGTCCCCCAGCCCCTCAGCCCCCAAACCCCAGAGGCAGGAAGCTCTGCTCTGACTCCCTCTCCTCACAGGGCTGGGCTGCCTTCTCACATGTAAATCTGACCaagccctccctcccccacagaCATACCCACGCGTGTCTGCGGTCTCACTGGAGCTCTGTGTGTGCTGGCAAAGGGGAGCAGACTCAGTGGCTGTCCAGGGATGGGGTTACGCACGTTATTGCAGGCGCCGAAACACCTTTCTCTGAAGCCATTCAAAGAATGAGACGTTCCTTTCCAAGAcccaggcttttaaaaaaagacccaCAGAAATGggtcatttctgttttaaaaatcctATGGGGAAACTTCCTTGGTgctcctgtggctaagactccatgctcccagtgtgGAGTTGGGGGAGGCTCTCtcggtgtgatccctggtcagggaactagatctcacattcCGCCACTAAGAGTTTGTAAGCTCCAgctaaggatcccacatgctgtaaccaagacccagcacagccacatgacggaatatttatttttttaaaatcctatgtatatgcacatgtacACAAGTAAATATGTTGCAAAGGGGCCCAGAGGACATTATCTCAATGTGGCCCCCagactggggagaggggagatgtCTGAGTTCTGCTCCCAGAACCATACATCCTGGGTCAAGTACGATGCCTCTGGGACTGGTGGGAGAACAGACTCCTATCGACTCTCCCTCCTCAGCggggctcccctcctcccactccccacagGTCCTGGCCCCCCAAACACTACCTGGAGTGCCCcaaaccccccacccctgccctggccctCTGCCTCAGGGGGCCACTCCCTGGCCCTATCTCCCCCGTCTCTCAGAGGCTCTCTCATCTCCCCTCTCTGGGGCTCCTGGGCCAAGTTTGCAGCTCTGATGTTGGCTCCCCCTTCCAGAGTGTCTGCTCTGTTGCGGTGTGGATAAATAAGTTGACAGATGTTGATTTATTCATAACAGTGATGTGTACTAAGATAACTAAGTAATGTGTGCTAAGATGTGCAGGATGGGGAAAGCCTGCAATCAAATCATCCATACAGTAATCAGGGGAAGAAATGAGGGCTGACTGAGGTCACTGGAGAAGCTACTCAGACTAGTCGAAGTTGAGCCACGGCTGGAAGGATGGTGGTCtttggaggagggagtggggctGATCTGATTGAGGAAGCATGTGAGGCATACACATGAGACTCACGGGTGAGACTGGAAGCCCGTGTACAGAGACTGAAAAGGAATCAACGTTGCTGAAGGAACATCACTGTTTACGTAATCAGCCACTAAGCACGCATTCACTGCATGTCCTTTATAGGGCAGGTGCGGGGGAAAGAATGGGAATAGAGAAGTCTAAGgtagaggaatcgggtggagagggaggtgggaggggggatcgggatggggaatacatgtaaatccatggctgattcatgtcaatgtatgacaaaaaccactacaatattgtaaagtaattagcctccaactaataacaataaaccggaaaaaaaaagtctaaggtCCATCAGGCAGACGAAACGTGTGGCATGTGGAGGGGGAGCGTGGATGAGGGCGGCTAGGTCACTCTGGGCGCATGGAGGGCTTTCCCTGGGGGGAAATACTTCTTTACAATCTGAAGGACGGGGAGGAGGGAGCTGATGAAGAAAGAGCTGGCAAAAGAGTAGGAGCAGAGCCATGCGCTGTTGCCAGGGTTCAGGATGCCCAAGGGCCTGGAGACAGCCGAGTTAACAGAGATCAGGACAAGTCAGGTCAACAAGGGCGGGCCGGGTGATGGGACTGAACTATGCACTATGTTTTGCATAGAAGGGCCAGCTGGGCAGCAGGAAACCCAGGTCAGAGGAAATAGGCAAGAAGTGAGGAAGATGTGGATGCAGCTGTGGGAGGGGAATGGAAGGGAAGATTCTCTtgacaggaggaggaggcatgGACAGGACGTAGCAGGCTGGCGTGGGCAGCGAAGGAAGCGAGGTGTCTGGGAAGCCAGGTGGCTCCTTCCTGGGGACAACACGGCCACCAGTGCCATTCTCCCGGAAAGGGAGCCCTAGTGTAAGAGGTCTTGAAGGAAGATGATGGATTCCACTTTGGATATGTTAAACTGGGGGCTCCCATGAGACATCAAGTGGAAATGCCTCAGATTCTGATGGATATGAGAAGACTTATGTCTTTAAGGCATGGGAAAAGATTGGATCCAAGATACTGTCTGTACTTCAAATTCCCCATGAGGCAGTATTATTATGCCTTcattagagatgaggaaactgagagagTGAGCAACTTAAAACCACACTGCTTCAAGTGCCCCAGGcaggaatcaaagccaggtctgTCTCCAAAGTTAGCCGTTGTTTGCCAACCAGGAACGCCCAACACATGAGATTCTGGCTGTGCAAGGTGGGAGGCCAGTGAGAAATGAACTGGAAATGGATGGACAACTTACAGGGTTCCGGTCATTGAGCACAGGACAGGAGGCAGGTGTGTTCAGGAAATCCAGTTTGACCCAAAGAGTGCCCTGACATTGGAGGGTTGTGCAGAAGTGGATTCAGAGAGGGCCCTGAGTGCCCAGGAAAGGTCCATTTGATTTGAACCTGCAGGCAGTGAGAGGCCAAGGCTTGTTTGTCAGCAGGAAAACAGTTGACAGGTAAGAAGTAGTGCGTCTCTGGAGGTGACCTGTGAGAGCAGCTGGGGACAGGGAGAGCCAAGGGCTGACCTGCGTGGACACGGGAGGATGGGAGGCTGAGGGGGTTTAGAACTGCGGGGCGAGTAAAACTGGGCAAGACAAAGTCAGGAACGACTCCAGAGGTTGGAACCAGGGTGCCCAGTAAGTGATGGTACCTCTGGGAGGGGCCATCAAGTCTTGGGAAGAGTTGGCTCCTATGAGAGCTGATGTTACAATAGTCATCATGGATACACAGTGCTGTTCTGAGATCTTTATGTGAATTTCTGCATGCCATTCTTCTTCCCACCCTACTGGGTAGGGGCTACCACTGTGCCCCTTTGACAGAGGCTGAGAGACGTTAGTTAAGTGCCCTGCCTAAGGCCCCCCAGCTGGAAGATACAGCTCAGAAGCCTAAGCTCTTGGGACTTTCCTcttggttcagtggctaagtctccgcactccaatgcagagggcccaggttcgaaccctggtcagggaactagatcccacatgctgcaattaaaagatcctgcaggccactgtggagactgaagatcctgaaggctgcaactaagacctggcacagccaaacaaataaataaaatgataagtattttttaaaaaataaaaatatccctaAGAGCCAAACCACAGGGAGCTTTTTGGAGTTTGGGGCCTCTACCCTCCCTCTTTGTGGCAAAAAAGCTGACAGTCTAGATGTGCCCTTGTCCTGGGGAGGTGGCTCCTCACTCCAGGGTATCCACCTCAGGCATGCAGAGCAGATGGGCTCGGCCCCCATCCCCAGTGAAAGGTCAGTATGTAGCTGGACCTTGACTGCTTGGCCTTCTGAGCCTATGCAGGCACTCACTACTCCTTGGCGATCTCCAGGTCCTTCCTGTGGCTCTGCAGGGCCGCCACCATCTGCCCCAGCTCGATCTGGGCATTCCCTATGCAGCTGTACAGGTTTCCCACCAGTTCATCCTTGTTGGGCACCTCCTCTTTGTTCCATTCCAGCACCTTCTTCAGCACTTTCTCAGCTTTCTGAAGGCTGCCTTCAGCACTGCCGCTAGTCAGCACTGGGAAAGGAAAGAGGTGTAGTGGAGAGGGGAGCAGTCTTCCCCTGGCCAACAGAAGAGCCCGCATGCCaaaccccaccccgccccagatTCCATCCAGCGGCCAAGCGAAGCCAGGGCGCTCCAGCTGCCATATGGCTCTGTCCCCAGCTGGCCACAGGGCAGCCCTTCTGAGAATACCACCCACACATGTCAATGTCCTCCAGACTCTTGAGGATGTAGCGGGCTGTCTGCGAGGGACGGCGTTTGCGGTCCCGCAGCCACTTCTCTTGCATCAATTTCCGGTCCCGCTCCCTGGCGTAGATGGGCTTCTGCTGCCGCCAGAAGTCACTGCGCGTGTCCAGGTAGTTGATGCCTGTCATGATGAGGTCCTCCACGGTCAGGCCATGCTTGATGGTGCCTTTGATCAAATCtgtggggaaaggggtggggaggagccaaCTGGAACAGGGATGGAGGGGAGTCACCTCCTCTCAACTAAAGCTGTCCTTGGGGGGACCTCTACCTGGAACTCTGGGACAGTAACGAGATCAAGAGgacctgggtgggagggggggtctaTCTGGGACCAGATGAAGCCAGAGCTCCCCCTTTGGGGCACTCCTATGGTACAGGGCTTAGGGCATCGGCCCCTCATGGCAAGACATGACGAgctagcagaagcagcagctggtGGATTGCTTTCTAAGAGCCCTCGGGGCTCCTTTATTTCAAGCTGTGTCCTTAGAGTAGTCCAAGTAGAAATGCACAACCTGGCCCTGGCTGCCAGTGCTCAGTGAGTCCCTGGGTACCAAGTGGGCCAGGGCAAACTGGGAGCCAGAGGGGCATGCCCGAGCTCTCCTCGCTCACCTGAGCAGAGGTCAGAAACGGGAGTAAAGCTTCAAGGCCTCTTGCGTAACATGTGGgccacctctcccctccctggaagCTCCTCTGTAGAGAGGGAAGCGTCCAGGCCTGTTACAGAGGAGACGGGCCAGCCATGAAGCTGCTCCTGAGATGCAACCCGCAGGGAATCCTACAGAGGACCTTGGGAAGTCAGTTCTGGAGAAAAGCCCTTGGATTTGAGAGTGATCCCTGTGCAGGCTCAATAGCTAATGGCAACACTCCCACCGCCAGTGTTCATACGAGACATTCACTTCAAGGCGCCTTCCTATTTCTTGTTCCTGCCAGTGTGGAACAGCGGGAAGAGTGTGGAACTGGAGGTTAGGAGGCCTGGGTGCTGCTGTCAACTCCACCACTAACTTGCCTGtcaccttggacaagttactccCCATTCAGGGTCTCTCTTTCCTTACCGATAATAGGAGGGATTAGACCAGATGAGATTTTAGGACATTCTAATTCCACAgtcctgagagtcccttgtgAGCACCTCTGAGCTGGATTCCTTTGCCCTTGGTACCCACTGAAGGCTCAGGGGGCTGCCCCTTCAGGGACCAAGGTGGTAAAGAAAGCCAGATCTCTGGCGTTCCCACCCAGGGTACCAGAGCACTTAAGAGTACTGGTTCTGAAACTGGACTTCTTGGCTTCCAATCTGAGAACTGCATCACTGAGTTACATAACCtccctatgcctcagtttcttcatctgtaaagtgagaatgGTAGTGGAACCTGTCCAGAGGAACGTGTCAGCAAATATCATTTTATAGGCTTTGCCTCTGGTTCACGTGTTAAGCATCCACCCCAGGTTTTCTTTGCCCTGAGTTCCCTGCTGCAAACAAAGTGTCCGACACCTTCGTCCAACAGGAGCTTCTCCAGATACTCCTTGTCCACGTAGAGTTCGCCCAGGAGCTGGCGGACAATCTTCTCACTCTTGAGCGAGCCCTTCCGCTTGCTCTCTCTCTTGGGGTGGTGTACGAGCTGTCTCACAGGATGAGGCTTCTGCTGGGCTTGCTTACTCTGGGAAGATGGAGCAGTACCCCCACAGAGCCTCAGAAAGGAGCCCAGAGCACCAGCCAAGGCTCCCCGAGCCTGTGAtcccagacccccccccccccaggactTCTGTGCGCTGAGAACCATGGAGGATGTCTGGTACGGGAACAGCTCGTGGGAGCTGGGGCAGAACCCCCTGACCGCCTAGGCTGGGCAGGAGCTCCTCACTTGCAGGCACTCAGAGCCACTGAACCGTGTGCTCCTCAGGCACGTGTGGCCTCTGCCTTCTGAGGGAGGTGGAGTCAGAGCCAGGCCCTTACCTCGGCCTGCTTGCTTAAGAAGGACAGGTCCCCTTTGTTCTCCAGTTTAATAGAAGAGGGACCTGCAAAGACAGAAGCTGGGGCTCAGGTCGGCAGTGGCCTTAGGCACAACCTATCACACATTTTGTGTGGAAATAGTTGGCCTTTGGTGGTAGGGTGGAACCTGGCTCAACTCTCTCCAAGCAGCCAAGCCACCCCAGCCACCCCCACTAGCCCAAGGCCACATTTCCAAACAAAGACAGGCCCTGGATACCAGGGCCCCTTTCCATTTACACACACTGCCACCCACAGTGGCAAGCCCCCCTCTTCCCGCCAACCACCTGCACACAATGAATGGATGGGACAGCCAGCCTTTAGTGCCTGTGGGGTAAGGGGGGAAGGCAGGGGCCAGGAAAGACCCTGCTCAGAACCTCATTCTGTACTATGACACCAGGCCAAAAAGAGGCCTACTCTTCTGGCTTGGGGTGAGTGAAATGGTGCTTTTCATCTGGTTTTGAAGAGAACCAGATGCTGCAGTGCTCAGGACAGTGGACTGGAGACTATCCTCCCAGTGGACAGTTTCtaatcctcaagaaaatcaggAGCAGCCAAATCTAAGCTAGGGGCTCCCTCTAGTCCTCCCAGTGGTGGGTGCTCACCCAGTGTACCTGAGGCCTCCCTCCAAACCTAAGGATTCCAAGAGCCTCCCAAATAAGCACATAGGCCCCATGGCCACTCACTTCCCACCGAGTTGCTGATGGCTTCCTGGGCTTTCTGAATTCCAACTTTGAATTCCCGATCAGGCCTCAGCTTGTAGCCCCGATGGTAGAACACCAAGGCAAATTCAAAGTCGCCCATGGTGTACAGGGTCTCGGCCTTTTGTAAAATCCCCTGAAACGAGAGGAAGTCAAATCAAGGGGAACAGACAAAGCCTTCCCAGGCTCAGGTGTGGTGGAATGTAaggacccctgggttgagaacaaATGTTGGGATACAGGGGCAGAGGCAAGTGATCTATGAAGGAAAACAACAGTCAACTCCAGGCAGTCTAGCTGGCTCTTTAACCATTAGAAGCTGCTGCAGgtagaggcagagagaaaagcgAGGAGTCCTCCCACCCAAACAGTCACCTTGCAGAAAGTTGGGTCACCCTGGAGTGAAGCCTCAGCATCTTCCAGGGATTTTTCCAGCTCTCCCATCTTGAGGAAGCACTTGGAGCGGGCAACCAAGCAGTTCTTATCTCCGCTCTGAAGGTGAAGAGCCTGAAGAAGGAACCACTCGGATTAACAGGCATCTGGCAGGGTGAAGTAAGAAGCTGGACTGGACACAGCAGCCCAAACCCTTCTGCCAGAGTTGCAGGGGGACTCCAGAGGCCAGCAAACAGGTCTTCTTTAGATCCTTTCAGACTAAAACCAGCACCACCCTGATCTCTGCTTAGTCAACTATGTTATCTGCAGGTAGTCATCATGGACAAGGTCAAATCACAAGCTATTGTGGAAACCACTGGTTGAGATGTGAGAATATACTATACTACCCAGTGGATATACTGAACTTCCCCAGTGTCTGGGATTCCTCCAGTTCACTTAGAATCCTAGGGTGTTTAGTGCTTAACAAATTCAACCGTGAACCTGAAATGGTTGCACAACACATTCAAAATACTACTTGaaggagacttctctggtggtccaagggGTAGGAATCAGCTTTGCAATGTAGGGGTTGTGGGTTCAAGCTCTGGTCGGGggactaagatccaacatgccacacggcagctaagcccatgcggcacaactactgagcccaggtgaCAAAACTAGAGAATCCGTGTGCCACAACGGAAGATCCCATGACATGACAAGGGATAACATAatgaagaccccatggactgcaactaggaccccatgcagccaaataaataaatataaaaaaaaaatactatttggaGGTTAAGCATTCTGAAGGCTAACAAAGTGGATTTTAGGATGATCTGCAACTTGTGTTACCCATTGTATACACCCTCTCTTTTTACATAGCTTGTTGAGAATCAATCATTGTTTCAGGGGATTAAGATGAAAATGCCAGGCAAAAGGAAACTGTGATTTTGGACTGGAAGTGGGAATGGAAAGCCTCTCCTTGTCCCCATGTCCATTCTTCTCCTGTCTGAGATCATTACATAGTCTGCAGTGTGATGTCCTTTCTGAGGCACCAGATTGTACCCACTTCCATCCAAAACCTTCCTACTTTTCCAGAAAGAGCCTTTCTTTCCTAGAAAAGACCACTTCTCACCCAAAGTTATAAGCCcttgtggtgttttttttccctacctGAGCTTCTCCAAGATGAAACAGTTTCCAGAAAAAGGAGAATGGATGGGGCAAGGCTCCTGAACTTAATTGCTGGCCCATCTGATCCATTATTTCTGGTTTTAGGATGTGGTTGGTGATCCAAAGGGACTAAAGACTCTAGGTAGCAACTGAGAAGTTTGACTTTAGAGGGAGTCTTGGGACACGTTAGAGAGCTATGCTACCACCCCATTATTTGTAACAAGCGGGCTATTTGTTGTAAAAGAAACAGTCATAATAAAACATCCAATAGCTTATTTGCAAGACAGTACAGTAGTGTATGATAATAAGGTTAGCACCTCAGCACTGAAGTCTgactgcctgagtttgaatccttcCTCTGGCACCTGCTAGTTCAGTGATCTTAGGCATGTTACTCAACTTCTATAAAAGCTTTCTTATCTTCAAAATGGCATAATAACAGCACCTCCCCCTAGGCTTGCCACTTAGCAGTATGTCTGGTATCCTAAAACAGCACTCAACCCCCTTAGGGTGGATTGGAACAATTTATACTAGAGCAAAAGTTGTTACTTATTGACCGACCACCTTCCATAGCAGCTGTGTGCCAGAGACTTCCCTTCTGCAAGCAGTCCCCCAGCCAACCTCCTGGCCAGTTATGGGAAACCGAGGAAGGAGGCCAATCACGAAACATTTGAGCAAAAATATAGGAGACGGGGTCACTCTTAGCGTAGAGGTTGATTGTTAACAACCAGGTAGAATACAAATGGGAAATGGTAGAAAATGGCTAAACAGGAGTTTATCTTTGACAGCGGTGCATCAATCAGTAACAATGGAATAATGGAAACAAGAGGGTGGTCCAGGCATCATCAAGACCTCAGTGAAGGGTAGCTGAAAGGGTCATTGCACGACTCACATTGCTGAAGCTATGGGCGGCTTTAGAGAATTCCCCGCATAGATACAGCCGCTCGCCCTCCGCCATGTAAGATGGAAAGGTGCTTCGCAAGACTTCATTTTCTGGGTCCGCCATGGTGACGGAATTCGGAGCCGCTGAAgcggagaaaggaaggaaaagaagcctGAGAACCTCAGTCTGGTTTGTGGAAGCTCCGTCTCTTAGCAACCGGGAGACACAAATTACTTCCGGCCCCGCCCCTCGAGCGCGGGGCGGAGTCCGGCGCGCAACCGCCGCCTGTGTAGCTGGTGCCTAGGAAGCCGCGCACTGGTTGGACCACGACGAGCGCGTGGCTCTTCGCTTCAAGGAGGCCTCTTTGCGGCTTGTAGTGTTGGCAGTTGCACGCTCCAGCGGTTTTTCCCGGAGTTGCTTCGCATTCAGAAGccacagtcaggaaaaaaaaaaattgacagctCGGAAGACAAGGAAAATATTGGGGGCATAATTCCAAATAGGGGTAAGGCATTCGTGGCAAGTATTTGTGCACGTCTACCACCCTTAAGAGTGAGCCACTTGGTGACTCCagacggtcaagaatctgccagcaatgcagagacctgagtttgatccctgggtcgcaaagatcccctggagaaggaaatggcaacccactccagtccacggacaggggagcctggcaggctccagtccatgggatcgcaaagagtcggacgtgaaagtgaagtcgctcagtcgtgtccgactctgcgactccatggactggagcccctcaggctcctccgttcatgtgatttccaaccaagaatactggagcggaataccatttccttctccaagggatcttcccgacccagggatcgaactccgctctcctgcattgcaggcaaactcttttactgtctgagcacagGGGAATCCCATTGAGCTACATAAGCTGCTGGATACATAAGCACCTGGCTGGTTAGCACAGTTGGTTAGAGCGAGGTGCTAATAACGCCAAAGTCCTGGGTTCAGCCCCTATACAGGCCAGACTGCAAGGATATGATTCAGCGGCTGAACAAACACCATCAAAAGGGGACAGCATTGGGCTCCGAAGTCAGAGTGCTTGGGCTGTCACAGCGCAGGGCACCAGGCCTTAAATTTTCACTTTTGCCAAGGGAAAGTGAAGATGAACCTTCCCGGGGTGAGGATATGCATTAGGCTACATGGAAAATTACTCCGAGTTCAACCTTTCAGTGTAACACATTTAGTGAGCACCTGCTAGTGGCGGGCTCTCACGTCTTCAAGGTCTTTACTGACATCCTCCCCCATCCCCCtactctccctgctcccctctaATAAAAGGTGGGCCAGGTTCTTCTAAGTTCcaataaacactttatttttacgttatttttaaaaaatatttatttggctgccagaggtcttagttgcagctctggaaatctttgatctttgttgtgtgtggtatgtggggatcattttagttgtagcatgtgggatctagatgAAACTGGGACACCCCCCCTCCAACACCTCTAATCCCCCTACCCCcacattgggagcccagagtcttagccactggaccactaggtaaGTCCCCTTACTACATTACTTGAGAATGGTCAACTTCCAAGCCAACGAAATTGTGAGGGTCTTAGCCTTGTGTACATTAGTggacattcaaaaaaataattattaaggtTTAAATATTAAGAAGATATCCTTAACTACACACAAATGAGTACATGTAAAACTAGAGAAATATGCATAAGATGTGTGTCTATTTTCTGGCTGTGATATTTGCACtaaagtttttcaaaatgttaccATTGGAGGAAACTGGATAAAG includes:
- the ODAD4 gene encoding outer dynein arm-docking complex subunit 4; its protein translation is MADPENEVLRSTFPSYMAEGERLYLCGEFSKAAHSFSNALHLQSGDKNCLVARSKCFLKMGELEKSLEDAEASLQGDPTFCKGILQKAETLYTMGDFEFALVFYHRGYKLRPDREFKVGIQKAQEAISNSVGSPSSIKLENKGDLSFLSKQAESKQAQQKPHPVRQLVHHPKRESKRKGSLKSEKIVRQLLGELYVDKEYLEKLLLDEDLIKGTIKHGLTVEDLIMTGINYLDTRSDFWRQQKPIYARERDRKLMQEKWLRDRKRRPSQTARYILKSLEDIDMLLTSGSAEGSLQKAEKVLKKVLEWNKEEVPNKDELVGNLYSCIGNAQIELGQMVAALQSHRKDLEIAKEYDLPDAKSRALDNIGRVFARVGKFQQAIDTWEEKIPLAKTTLEKTWLFHEIGRCYLELGQAWEAQSYGEKSQQCAEEEGDMEWQLNASVLVAQAQVRLRDFESAVNNFEKALERAKLVHNNEAQQAIINALDDANKGIIEELKKTNYRDILKEKKEKENATMLDGQTRMAKEKEARKTKDEPEKVMKQWEREQTEKQPEGVLSRETLGVTARRPEERQREDPGKASWRKELGTKVRRPGDTAKGQFGEAGRTEENREETREIYRRPSELDQNLSDESSPRESEGLEKRLSKTDGGESEALGKTESGEIKEMEITENSEKIEKDEKEDELIE